The Williamwhitmania sp. sequence TACTCTTGTATTCAGGATGAAATTGAACACCTACAAACCAAGGGTGATTAGGTAGTTCAACCATTTCAACCAGTCCGGTATCGGGGTTCATTCCTGAGGCAACCATTCCGGCACCAATAAAGTTGTCGAGGTATTCATTATTAAACTCATAGCGATGACGATGGCGTTCAAATACCTCCTCAACGCCATAGGCTTCAAATGCTTTTGTGTTTTTAGAAACTACACAGGGGTATGCTCCCAAACGCATGGTACCTCCCTTGTCGGTAACATTTTTTTGATCTTCCATAAGATCAATTACCGGGTAGTTAGTATTCCGAACCATCTCCGTGGAGTTGGCATCGGCATAGCCTAGCACGTCACGTGCATATTCAACCACCGCACATTGCATTCCAAGGCAAATACCAAAGAATGGGACATTGTTTTCTCTCGCGTACTTTGCAGCCGCAATCTTTCCTTCGATGCCCCTATGTCCAAATCCTGGTGCAACCAAAATGCCTTTCATATCCTTGAGCAGGTCAGCAACATTCTCTGTTTCCAACTTTTCAGAATGAATAAGCTCCAACTTCACCTTACACTCATTGGCGGCACCGGCATGCACAAAGGCCTCAATAATGGACTTGTAAGCATCGGGCAACTCAACATACTTACCAATTAGTGCGATTTTCACCTCCTGTTTGGGGTTTTTGAGCTTGGCAACAAATTGCTTCCA is a genomic window containing:
- a CDS encoding CTP synthase; this translates as VGDIESLPYIEAVRQLKWELGPTNALVIHLTLVPYLSASRELKTKPTQHSVKALLELGIQPDVLVLRTEHTLLPDLRKKVALFCNVESESVVESIDVSTIYEVPLLMLKENLDKTVLHKLNLPLGEEPQLKAWKQFVAKLKNPKQEVKIALIGKYVELPDAYKSIIEAFVHAGAANECKVKLELIHSEKLETENVADLLKDMKGILVAPGFGHRGIEGKIAAAKYARENNVPFFGICLGMQCAVVEYARDVLGYADANSTEMVRNTNYPVIDLMEDQKNVTDKGGTMRLGAYPCVVSKNTKAFEAYGVEEVFERHRHRYEFNNEYLDNFIGAGMVASGMNPDTGLVEMVELPNHPWFVGVQFHPEYKSTVVNPHPLFVDFVKAALSW